Proteins from one Plasmodium gaboni strain SY75 chromosome 4, whole genome shotgun sequence genomic window:
- a CDS encoding hypothetical protein (conserved Plasmodium protein, unknown function) encodes MDNGIYWRLKNNDMSLELIKYIEEDDIKNILNYEGLLQEIKSENFDLLKYLVKEENLMKILSYILEESDESNDYDKSYKFPYKCHQIICCENKLIIDSIVYNNKLMRYFWGFILNKKQLNEVLSGYFSRCAISIYNKNTKEVVNFLRAKKELYLKAFLYHFYSRNITELFKVLLFVKVPYLSIFDIKNIIFYILSNLNGDFINHNYITCDREDNITCLIRDMFVRKSEIYYFNYFLIDLSSQLSFSYLTKCIFSQSSSTISAAITIISDLIHYTVLAKSYNNIDFYECLDIYNKEEEFRKKEIEHLRKKKQNDKRRRDRERDRERDRERDRDRNRDRNRDRDRDIERDRGRRRRKKKKKKKGIKRKENDDSIENDVIKRDMRNNTLQHVDTNLEGMTNIENSHNIMSNTKEGYHKEIDENQNMNNFENNDLKRMTRVDDHFLKQEREDNILQTEAHNNNFENTNEEELSQEEEHNDEPRISLPLNEANAQNEHDNENNNNNNNKELISEENSLYNSLINKTYNLDDNEKNAKDHKEDVEDNKDNSFKNQSHTNDFPYNSQNYQNDYSYSYRKDKLSLPSDDDNYSDDNYSDDNYSDDNYSDDNYSDDNYSDDNYSDDNYSDNNYSDDNYNDGLQNNNSLNYRKNNISSMSYAHLKHIKLEHVLNKMKRLASHKYCVNLNNEESMRTKEENNNSTVITSNGNNNNNNNNVDNYNNNNNAEDNRKENTFHIFQKEEGDANIPLNKWIEYLDNSTFIDICFFSYIKDIMKLYIMNINKNKNKNILGFTTLEIIQLIKTLIKTKSKNILTEIIDEGFFDISIDIFFKYKWNNLLHISVCDLLQTIIFKENEYSYLLYYILALTTFLPKCLRYFDAVRRCRSIKNKKKKKKFESMIDCGYKAHLLHICQILSNKSLEIKWLSNFLVTVSGWNDIIIDELNHYSLYFNDISYSDEKKNEDMELEDIENSHTNFINSNINNNNHNNQHDDDKERKKNYNNNNDDDDDDQNFNNYSNVIDILFDENKNDFSTYDDNHFYKNETNDNEQFAVTSKYSFEDHPYEENINEHHNKEKMEIHTDEDNNKNNDDNINHDDNVNCDDNVNNDDNINYDDNINHDDNINYDDNINHDDNINHDDHKNFNYEEFSIQNKDQDQTQPSTQDLNMDDQFFNKNNKENNNEPVILSSEE; translated from the coding sequence atggacAATGGTATTTACTGGCGATTAAAAAACAACGATATGTCATTGGAGctcataaaatatattgaagaagatgatataaaaaatatattaaattatgaaGGATTATTACAAGAAATAAAATCTGAGAATTTcgatttattaaaatatttagTTAAGGAGGAGAATCTTATGAAGATATTAtcttatatattagaaGAGTCTGATGAAAGTAATGATTATGAcaaatcatataaatttcCTTATAAATGTCATCAAATTATATGTTGTGAAAATAAATTGATAATAGATAgtattgtatataataataagcTTATGAGATATTTTTGGggatttatattaaataagaAACAATTAAATGAAGTTCTTTCAGGTTATTTTAGTAGATGTGctatatctatatataataagaatacAAAAGAAgttgtaaattttttaagagcaaaaaaggaattatatttaaaagcatttctttatcatttttattctaGAAATATAACAGAATTATTTaaagtattattatttgttaaGGTTCCttatttatctatatttgatatcaaaaatattattttttatatcctTAGTAATTTAAATGGAGATTTTATTaatcataattatattacatGTGATAGAGAAGATAATATTACTTGTTTAATTAGAGATATGTTTGTTAGGAAATCGgagatatattattttaattattttctaatCGATCTATCTTCAcaattatcattttcttatttgacaaaatgtattttttcACAGTCATCATCAACCATCTCAGCAGCTATAACTATAATATCAGATCTTATACATTATACTGTTTTGGCCAAGTCTTATAATAACATTGATTTTTATGAGTGTTTagatatttataataaagaagaagaatTTAGAAAAAAGGAAATTGAACACTTgaggaaaaaaaaacaaaacgataaaagaagaagagATAGAGAAAGAGATAGAGAAAGAGATAGAGAAAGAGATAGAGATAGAAATAGAGATAGAAATAGAGATAGAGATAGAGATATAGAAAGAGATAGAGGCAGACGAcgaagaaaaaaaaaaaaaaaaaaaaaaggaatcAAAAGAAAAGAGAATGATGATAGTATTGAAAATGATGTTATAAAAAGAGATATGCGTAATAATACGTTACAACATGTTGATACTAATCTAGAAGGAATGACCAATATTGAAAATAgtcataatattatgagTAATACAAAAGAAGGTTATCATAAAGAAATAGATGAAAACcaaaatatgaataattttgaaaataatgacTTAAAGCGTATGACAAGAGTTGATGATCATTTTTTGAAACAAGAACGTGAAGATAATATCTTACAAACAGAGGCTCATAATAACAACTTTGAAAATACAAATGAAGAGGAGTTATCACAAGAAGAAGAACATAATGATGAGCCTAGAATATCTTTACCTCTAAATGAAGCTAATGCTCAAAATGAACatgataatgaaaataataataataataataataaagaacTCATAAGTGAAGAAAATTCCCTATATAATTCACtcataaataaaacatacAATTTAgatgataatgaaaaaaatgcGAAGGATCATAAAGAAGATGTTGAAGATAATAAGgataattcttttaaaaatcAAAGCCATACAAATGATTTTCCTTACAATTCTCAAAACTATCAGAATGATTATTCATATTCTTACAGAAAAGATAAATTATCCTTGCCTTCTGATGATGACAATTATAGTGATGACAATTATAgtgatgataattatagtgatgataattatagtgatgataattatagtgatgataattataGTGATGATAATTACAGTGATGACAATTACAGTGATAACAATTATAGTGATGACAATTATAATGATGGCCTACAAAACAATAACAGTTTAAATTATcgtaaaaataatatttcgTCTATGTCATATGCTCATTTGAAACATATAAAACTTGAGCATGTActtaataaaatgaaacGGTTAGCTAGTCATAAATATTGTGTCAACCTGAATAATGAAGAGAGTATGCGAACAAAAGaggaaaataataacagCACGGTGATTACATCAAATGgtaacaataataataataataataatgtagataattataataataataacaatgCTGAAGATAATAGAAAGGAAAATActtttcatatatttcaaaaagAAGAAGGTGATGCTAATATCCCCCTAAATAAATGGATTGAATATTTAGATAATAGTACTTTTATAgatatatgtttttttagttatataaaagatattatgaaattgtatattatgaatattaataagaataagaataaaaatattttagGATTTACAACATTAGAAATAATTcaattaataaaaacattaaTTAAAACGAAATCCAAAAATATCCTAACAGAAATTATAGATGAAGgattttttgatatatctattgatatattttttaaatataaatggaataatttattacatatatcTGTATGTGATTTATTACAAactattatatttaaagaaaatgaatattcctatttgttatattatattttagCTCTAACAACGTTTCTTCCTAAATGTTTACGTTATTTTGATGCAGTTAGAAGATGTAGAagtattaaaaataaaaaaaaaaaaaaaaaatttgaaaGTATGATAGATTGTGGTTATAAAGCACATCTATTACATATTTGTCAAATATTAAGTAATAAATCTTTAGAAATAAAATGGTTGTCTAATTTTCTAGTTACTGTATCTGGATGgaatgatataataattgACGAGTTAAATCATTATTCTCTATattttaatgatatatcCTATTCggatgaaaaaaaaaatgaagacATGGAACTAGAAGATATAGAAAATAGTCATACTAATTTCattaatagtaatataaataataataatcataataatcaacatgatgatgataaagagagaaaaaaaaattataataataataatgatgatgatgatgatgaccagaattttaataattattctaATGTTATAGATATACTCtttgatgaaaataaaaatgatttttctacatatgatgataatcatttttataaaaatgaaactAATGACAATGAGCAATTTGCTGTAACATCCAAATACAGCTTTGAAGATCACCCTTATGAGGAAAACATAAATGAACACCATAATAAAGAGAAGATGGAAATTCATACTGATGAAgacaataataaaaataatgatgacAATATAAATCATGATGACAATGTAAATTGTGATGACAATGTAAATAATGATGacaatataaattatgatgataatataaatcatgatgacaatataaattatgatgataatataaatcatgatgataatataaatcatgatgatcataaaaattttaattatgaAGAATTTTCCATTCAAAATAAAGATCAGGATCAAACACAACCATCCACACAAGACTTAAATATGGATGatcaattttttaataaaaataataaagaaaataataatgaacCTGTTATTTTATCGAGTGAAGAataa
- a CDS encoding putative golgi organization and biogenesis factor, whose protein sequence is MSVYIQLTHDLSGTVTAVTIGDWILGILKEKNIQEYEVFFKKFLNIYQKQDKDSECNNRSEIFSLLLSASDFVFETLVETKKNNKIKVIIDNKESVKSYNEFYKEVEEYFVILISILQLEFKSVEELNNATNNFIKAIKNYNEFPELRLKILQLLYNSFNVNFSFRFPTFIAILQFCSQNNIFHNMLPYIKFIDDWIKEWNISTREKRHIYLIISQELKKLKKFDESYEHLKKHIYYYDNENKDILNHTNCINASIELIVDAININNNIYFHEIINLQAIQNLQYITQHQALYELLLIFYKYTIHEFLIFKNKHGLQFFNNYNIDIQACENKIYLLSIISLFNDQKVQNIQSISKQLNISLVQIENILVTAIGSGVIDAKIDQINQTVHMKTTILRNFDEQNWKHLNNQITKYINNVQKILDLTKHANK, encoded by the coding sequence atgTCTGTTTATATTCAGCTAACGCATGACTTGTCAGGTACTGTGACAGCAGTAACGATTGGAGATTGGATATTAGGAATTTTAAAAGAGAAGAATATTCAAGAGTATGAagtattttttaaaaagtttttgaatatatatcaGAAGCAAGATAAAGATTCTGAATGTAACAATAGATCTGAgatattttctttattattatcagCAAGTGATTTTGTATTTGAAACGTTAGtagaaacaaaaaaaaataataaaataaaagtaataatagATAATAAAGAGAGTGTAAAGAGTTATAATGAATTTTATAAAGAAGTAGAAGaatattttgtaatattaatatctATATTACAATTAGAATTTAAGAGTGTtgaagaattaaataatgctacaaataattttattaaagcaatcaaaaattataatgaattTCCAGAATTACgtttaaaaatattacaattattatataattcatttaatgttaatttttcatttagATTTCCAACTTTTATTGCAATATTACAATTTTGTTctcaaaataatatatttcataatatgttaccttatataaaatttatagaTGATTGGATTAAAGAATGGAATATATCTACTAGAGAAAAAAGACATATCtatttaattatatcacaagaattaaagaaattaaaaaaatttgatGAATCATATgaacatttaaaaaaacatatttattattatgataatgaaaataaagatattttaaatCATACTAATTGTATTAATGCTAGTATTGAATTAATTGTAGATGctataaatattaataataatatttattttcatgaaattattaatttacAAGCTATACAAAatttacaatatataaCTCAACATCAAGcattatatgaattattacttattttctataaatatactATACATGAATTCctaatatttaaaaataaacatgGATTACAgttttttaataattataatattgaCATACAAGCTTgtgaaaataaaatttatcTATTATcaattatatcattattcAATGATCAGAAAGTACAAAATATACAATCCATTTCAAAacaattaaatatttcacTAGTTcaaattgaaaatattcTTGTTACAGCTATTGGTAGTGGTGTTATCGATGCCAAAATAGATCAAATTAATCAAACAGTTCATATGAAAACAACCATACTTAGAAATTTTGATGAACAAAACTGGAAACATCTCAATAATCAAATAACCAAgtatattaataatgtacaaaaaatattggACCTTACTAAACATGCcaacaaataa
- a CDS encoding hypothetical protein (conserved Plasmodium protein, unknown function), protein MITNTYKKHKKLCLSMHYNKGPVSSRRHNNYYGYNKYKNYYNYYKLYNYNKMTNDEYEEIQDVENMGGGIGIRGSGYRNVSSLNDTYCKGKPTYKYVDQKDCKNLLRGKKKNHTSDDSSIINNKNGNEKKKIIKILKRPTEEEMKKEKKINSKEQKNYDNKKDEKSNSGKDENNVESKQSKEGEEVEVHCERYLGRDYVEGDKKKEQQKKKKKKEKKKEGSQDIEEKEDKQKKERKEKKLKKKAKEEKSKKDNKTIAKTKKSKDQFKFSSTQELFNLLLKDVKKEEDFLEAINEPEEKDEKKKQKKEGVEASIKEKRNVIDKISSKIGKLNNKYEANKTVGEVRKKDDVNVISKENERMIKNKSITPNGSNNNNNNNKNNNNCDDEVVGRTSTDVYHKGCISHLNNNHLNSSGNSTYLNHVDNKESVDKVYVDAMINYHNNMNVNNYSHMMNMTCNNNNNNNNNNNRSSGNNNDVMKNGKKDAMWKEYVHLKNKRSKHKNYNTTHNNNHNNSSNMEKMNMNNMNNMNTNLNNNNKKQTSKIMKNLEKKCHSKFATVLLGGKKLEQKHDEIGRVVQNEEEDEEARKINMRIGNVNYMMKYGPSDKIILNGMNESKKNDNIDMSDNVNLSVNNMNNVSPRTKPGSVSGAVPGIVSPPNVINYNSKADVSNNNKTINIKKEEEAGQFVIPLYMRSPKPEQIPIPLYFSEGENMILPKEDLSLDEKKLMKVAVNNEMNDNMMGYSNGTICNNNNMNNINMNNNNMNNINMNNNNMNNINMNNNNMNNNNMNNMNNNNVNNMNNMVTMNPLSSFSYNLNDTNNNLLNDPLNNHVRMFKEKLANAQYVKTKNYTRNLKEYLYMNMPKDKNPLNYSKKKKKTFLNRNYVTFNAEVNNHGKMMGVNHDMAKSADRNNMKSVNGSIYNNNNMNNMNNVNNVNNVNNINHSSSNNNNISNGMHSFHMMKASYYNGCNLNKGGRYFKVDKYFYSRKYKVRTHYGDNNGHHKYRHFQFLKDIKIAVY, encoded by the coding sequence atgataacGAATACTTACAAGAAGCACAAGAAGCTTTGTCTAAGTATGCATTATAATAAAGGCCCCGTTTCAAGTAGGAGGCATAACAATTATTATGgatataacaaatataagaattattataattattataaattgtataattataataagaTGACGAATGATgaatatgaagaaataCAAGACGTAGAAAATATGGGAGGTGGAATAGGAATACGTGGATCCGGTTATAGAAATGTATCCTCATTAAATGATACATATTGTAAGGGGAAGCCTACATATAAGTATGTTGATCAAAAGGATTGTAAGAACTTACTAAGAGGAAAGAAAAAGAATCACACAAGTGATGATAGCagtattattaataataaaaatggtaatgaaaaaaagaaaatcatcaaaatattaaagaGACCTACTGAAGAGGAAATGAAAAAGgagaagaaaataaatagtAAGGAACAAAAgaattatgataataaaaaagacGAAAAAAGTAATAGTGGTAAGgatgaaaataatgttGAATCGAAACAGTCAAAGGAAGGAGAAGAAGTAGAAGTACATTGTGAAAGATATCTTGGAAGAGATTATGTAGAAGGggataaaaaaaaggaacaacaaaagaaaaaaaagaaaaaagaaaagaaaaaggaaGGGTCGCAAGatatagaagaaaaagaagataaGCAAAAGAAAGAAAGGAAAGAGAAGAAGTTGAAAAAAAAGGCAAAGGAGGAAAAGTCCAAGaaagataataaaacaatagCTAAAACGAAGAAATCAAAGGATCaatttaaattttcatctacacaagaattatttaatttattattgaAGGATGTGAAGAAGGAGGAGGATTTCTTAGAAGCCATAAATGAGCCTGAAGAAAAAGACGAAAAGAAGAAGCAAAAGAAGGAAGGAGTAGAGGCAAgtataaaagaaaagagAAATGTAATTGATAAGATAAGTAGTAAAATTGGAAAGttgaataataaatatgagGCAAATAAAACTGTAGGGGAGGTGAGAAAGAAAGATGATGTTAATGTGATATCGAAGGAGAATGAAAggatgataaaaaataagagCATTACACCTAATggtagtaataataataataataataataaaaataataataattgtgATGATGAGGTTGTAGGAAGAACAAGCACAGATGTATATCATAAAGGATGCATATCTCATTTAAACAACAACCATTTAAATAGTAGTGGTAATAGTACTTATCTTAACCATGTTGATAATAAGGAGAGCGTAGATAAAGTTTACGTAGATGCTATGATTAATTATCACAATAACATGaatgtaaataattattcgcatatgatgaatatgacatgtaataataataataataataataataataataatcgTAGTAGtggtaataataatgatgtGATGAAGAATGGAAAGAAAGATGCTATGTGGAAAGAATACgtacatttaaaaaataagagGAGCAAGCATAAAAATTACAATACCACACATAATAACaatcataataatagtagtaATATGGAAAAGATGAAcatgaataatatgaataatatgaatacaaatttgaataataataacaagAAACAGACATCGAAGATTATGAAGAATctagaaaaaaaatgtcATAGTAAGTTTGCAACTGTGTTGTTAGGAGGAAAGAAGTTAGAGCAGAAGCATGATGAAATAGGGCGTGTAGTACAAAATGAAGAAGAGGATGAGGAAGcaagaaaaataaatatgagAATAGGAAatgtaaattatatgatgaAATATGGTCCATCagataaaattatattaaatggAATGAATGAatccaaaaaaaatgacAACATTGATATGAGTGATAATGTAAATTTAAGTGTTAATAACATGAATAATGTCAGTCCTAGGACCAAACCCGGATCTGTATCAGGAGCTGTTCCAGGTATAGTTTCCCCTCCAAACGTTATAAATTACAATTCGAAAGCGGATGTGTCGAATAACAACAAAACGATTAACataaaaaaggaagaaGAGGCTGGTCAATTTGTGATACCTTTATATATGAGATCACCTAAGCCTGAACAAATTCCAATACCTCTTTATTTCTCAGAGGGAGAAAATATGATACTGCCAAAGGAGGACTTGAGTCTTGATGAGAAGAAGCTTATGAAAGTGGCCGTTAATAATGAAatgaatgataatatgaTGGGTTATTCAAATGGTACAATATGTAACAATaacaatatgaataatattaatatgaataataacaatatgaataatattaatatgaataataacaatatgaataatattaatatgaataataacaatatgaataataacaatatgaacaatatgaataataacaatgtgaacaatatgaataatatggTTACAATGAACCCGTTGAGTAGTTTCAGCTACAATCTAAATGACACAAACAACAATTTATTGAACGACCCGCTGAACAACCACGTAAGGATGTTTAAAGAAAAGCTTGCCAATGCACAATATGTGAAGACCAAAAATTATACAAGGAATTTAAAGGAATATCTATATATGAACATGCCGAAAGATAAGAATCCTTTAAATTATTcgaagaaaaagaaaaagacTTTCTTAAATAGGAATTATGTAACATTTAATGCGGAAGTAAATAACCATGGAAAGATGATGGGAGTAAACCATGATATGGCAAAAAGTGCAGATAGGAATAACATGAAGAGTGTAAATGgtagtatatataataataataatatgaataatatgaacaatgTGAACAATGTGAACAATGTGAACAATATTAACCATAGtagtagtaataataataatattagtAATGGTATGCATTCCTTTCATATGATGAAGGCATCCTATTATAATGGTTGCAACTTGAACAAGGGAGGACGGTATTTTAAGGTGgacaaatatttttatagtaGAAAGTATAAAGTTAGAACTCATTATGGTGATAACAATGGTCATCATAAGTACAGGCACTTTCAATTTTTGAAGGATATAAAGATAGCAGTATATTGA
- a CDS encoding hypothetical protein (conserved Plasmodium protein, unknown function) produces the protein MNQSSMEKKNNFLKGIGNKETARELLQIVMNNCEKFHFKITIKDNREILGSLTYVDKYYLFLTNSEEHYKGSKSYIRNCGDILIPLHIIKNIEIEKSYFDRCYEQLEKA, from the exons atgaatcAATCATctatggaaaaaaaaaacaatttCTTAAAAGGAATTGGAAACAAAGAAACTGCAAGGGAATTATTGCAG attGTAATGAACAATTGTGAAAAATTCCACTTTAAAATTACCATAAAAGACAATAGGGAAATATTAGGTTCCTTAACTTATGTagataaatattatttattccTTACAAATAGTGAGGAGCATTATAAAG GTAGCAAAAGTTATATACGAAATTGCGGTGACATTTTAATCCcattacatataattaagAACATTGAAATTGAAAAAAGTTATTTTGATAGGTGTTATGAACAATTGGAAAAAGCATAA
- a CDS encoding putative trafficking protein particle complex subunit 3, which yields MSKDKYQKQGDAIFAKLEKVNSELFSFAYGALVSQLLKDLELVDEVNEQLEKMGFNIGTRLIEEFLAKSDISFCEDFEETVNVIAKVAFKMFLGISGTVTCVNKESNIFSIIFDNNPLSDFVELPKSLSSLNYCSLLCGVIKGALEQIRIKVNCYFVKDMLKGDDYYELYIQLNEVMKEEILNDEES from the exons atgtcGAAGGATAAATATCAAAAACAAGGAGATGCCATTTTTGCAAAATTAGAGAAAGTG aactctgaattattttcttttgCATATGGAGCCCTAGTGAGTCAATTGTTGAAAGACCTTGAATTAGTAGACGAGGTCAATGAGCAATTAGAAAAAAT GGGCTTCAACATAGGCACAAGACTAATTGAAGAATTCCTTGCAAAGTCCGATATTTCATTTTGTGAAGACTTTGAAGAAACAGTCAATGTTATAGCAAAg GTGGCCTTTAAAATGTTCCTAGGTATAAGTGGAACAGTTACTTGTGTAAATAAAGAATcgaatatattttctattatttttgataACAATCCTTTAAGCGATTTTGTTGAATTACCAAaatcattatcatcattaaATTATTGTAGTTTATTATGTGGAGTTATTAAAGGAGCACTCGAACAA ATAAGAATTAAAGTAAACTGTTATTTTGTTAAGGATATGTTGAAGGGAGATGACTATTAcgaattatatattcaacTAAACGAa GTTATGAAAGAggaaatattaaatgatgaGGAATCTTAA